The Henckelia pumila isolate YLH828 chromosome 2, ASM3356847v2, whole genome shotgun sequence genome includes a window with the following:
- the LOC140884065 gene encoding putative 4-hydroxy-4-methyl-2-oxoglutarate aldolase 3, whose translation MDSLVITDACDANEQLIESGDIRILPPIFQMYGKRRAFSGRIVTVKVFEENVLVREFVASKGHGRVLVIDGGGSMKSALIGGILSNSARKNGWAGIVVYGCIRDVEDINGCDIGVRALAAHPKKPKKTGAGERHVTIRIGGAEVRDGEWLYADSDGIIVSKTELSV comes from the coding sequence ATGGATTCCTTGGTGATCACCGACGCTTGCGATGCAAACGAACAACTTATCGAAAGCGGTGACATTCGAATCCTACCCCCGATCTTCCAAATGTACGGGAAACGTCGGGCGTTCTCGGGACGCATCGTCACGGTCAAGGTATTCGAGGAAAACGTACTGGTGAGAGAGTTTGTTGCGAGCAAAGGGCATGGTAGAGTTCTGGTGATAGATGGCGGGGGCAGCATGAAGTCTGCTTTGATCGGAGGAATCCTAAGCAATTCGGCTCGGAAAAACGGTTGGGCCGGAATAGTGGTCTACGGTTGTATCCGAGACGTGGAGGACATCAATGGTTGCGACATTGGGGTTAGAGCATTGGCGGCACATCCCAAGAAGCCGAAGAAAACCGGCGCCGGCGAGAGGCACGTCACGATTCGTATCGGGGGTGCGGAGGTTCGCGACGGGGAGTGGTTGTATGCCGATAGCGATGGTATTATCGTGTCCAAAACGGAGCTTTCTGTCTAG
- the LOC140882193 gene encoding putative 4-hydroxy-4-methyl-2-oxoglutarate aldolase 3, with protein MASVAITDACDANESLIESGDIRILPPIFQIYGKRRVFSGPIATLKVFEDNVLVREFLESKGDGRVLVVDGGGSMKCALVGGNLGQLAQNNGWAGIVVNGCIRDVDEINGCDVGVRALATHPKKSKKRGAGERHVPIHIAGAEIHDGEWLYADGDGIIISKTELSV; from the coding sequence ATGGCTTCCGTAGCAATTACTGACGCTTGTGATGCGAATGAGTCACTTATTGAAAGCGGTGACATTCGAATCCTCCCCCCTATCTTCCAAATATATGGGAAACGTCGAGTGTTCTCTGGCCCCATCGCCACTCTCAAGGTATTCGAGGACAATGTATTGGTTAGAGAGTTTCTTGAAAGCAAAGGCGACGGTAGAGTTCTTGTAGTAGATGGTGGGGGCAGCATGAAGTGTGCTTTGGTTGGAGGAAATCTAGGCCAATTAGCACAGAATAATGGTTGGGCTGGAATAGTTGTCAATGGTTGTATCCGAGATGTGGACGAGATCAATGGTTGTGATGTTGGGGTTAGAGCATTGGCAACCCATCCCAAGAAATCAAAGAAAAGAGGTGCGGGTGAGAGGCACGTCCCGATTCATATCGCAGGGGCAGAGATTCATGATGGTGAGTGGTTGTATGCAGATGGTGATGGTATTATCATATCCAAAACAGAGCTTTCTGTCTAG